A single genomic interval of Alligator mississippiensis isolate rAllMis1 chromosome 15, rAllMis1, whole genome shotgun sequence harbors:
- the LOC132245553 gene encoding olfactory receptor 13G1-like → MKLNLNNTRVSEFIMEGLFGFPHLHGLFFGVILCLFMAAVQGNSLIILAIVFHPPLHKPMYFFIANLAVLDIFCTSSVLPKMMQYLILGKKSISFNDCLAQLFSFTFSAATELVLLSTMAFDRYMAICHPLHYVTIMTKRMCIILAVCTWALGAINSFVHTLLMLPLDFCGPNLIQHFFCEIQSLLALSCSSTYLNQVMAFMANIFLAMLNFFLITMSYGFIIRSILKIQSSEGKQRAFSTCSSHLVVVGLYYSTIIYTYIRPPSSYSLENDKMVAILYTLVTPVLNPLIYSLRNKEVKVAFRKVLAVCKRNSS, encoded by the exons ATGAAACTTAACCT TAACAACACCAGGGTGTCTGAGTTCATCATGGAGGGGCTCTTTGGTTTTCCCCATCTCCATGGTCTGTTCTTCGGAGTCATCCTGTGCCTCTTCATGGCTGCTGTCCAAGGCAACTCCCTGATCATCCTGGCTATTGTCTTTCACCCACCTTTGCACAaacccatgtacttcttcattGCTAACCTGGCTGTACTGGACATTTTCTGCACCTCCTCTGTTCTGCCCAAAATGATGCAGTACCTGATCCTTGGGAAGAAATCCATCTCTTTTAATGACTGCCTGGCTCAGCTTTTTTCCTTTACTTTCTCAGCAGCAACAGAGCTTGTGCTCCTCAGTACCATGGCCTTTGACCGGTACATGGCCATCTGTCATCCCTTACACTACGTAACCATCATGACAAAGAGAATGTGTATTATATTAGCAGTCTGTACCTGGGCACTTGGAGCCATAAATTCCTTTGTGCACACATTGCTCATGCTGCCTCTAGATTTCTGTGGGCCCAACCTCATCCAGCACTTCTTCTGTGAGATCCAGTCCCTGCTGGCATTGTCCTGCAGCTCAACTTACCTCAACCAAGTCATGGCCTTCATGGCTAATATTTTCCTAGCCATGCTGAATTTCTTTCTAATCACCATGTCCTATGGCTTCATCATCAGAAGCATCCTAAAAATTCAGAGCTCAGAAGGGAAGCAAAGAGCCTTCTCCACATGTTCCTCACATCTTGTTGTGGTTGGTCTCTACTACTCCACTATCATCTACACCTACATCCGGCCACCTTCCAGCTACTCCCTGGAGAATGACAAGATGGTGGCTATTCTCTACACACTTGTGACTCCTGTGCTGAATCCCCTGATCTACAGCCTGCGCAACAAGGAGGTTAAAGTTGCTTTCAGGAAAGTCCTTGCTGTCTGCAAGAGAAATTCATCTTGA